A stretch of Bubalus bubalis isolate 160015118507 breed Murrah chromosome 19, NDDB_SH_1, whole genome shotgun sequence DNA encodes these proteins:
- the SHISAL2B gene encoding protein shisa-like-2B produces MSEASRVCSGYYSLNHSFVEPFQCPRRGEGATLLYCCGFADLKYCCSEPGSYFPYKHSYMWSLSIGALIGLGIAALVLLAFVISICVLCYLFLYTKPQRLDTGLKLQHLEAVSTQEGNSNRKSKAPRSNAASNSTNETFYEADDMIQEKTMDTTQINTAYC; encoded by the exons ATGAGCGAGGCCAGTCGGGTGTGCTCCGGTTACTACAGCCTCAACCACAGCTTCGTGGAGCCCTTCCAGTGCCCCCGGCGCGGCGAGGGGGCCACCCTCCTCTACTGCTGCGGCTTCGCCGACCTCAAGTACTGCTGCAGCGAGCCGGGCAGCTACTTCCCCTACAAGCACAGCTACATGTGGAGCCTCAG caTTGGTGCCCTGATTGGATTGGGAATTGCTGCCCTTGTTTTACTTGCGTTTGTCATCAGCATCTGTGTTCTTTGCTACTTATTTCTGTATACAAAGCCTCAAAGATTAGACACTGGCCTTAAACTTCAACACCTAGAGGCTGTTTCCACTCAAGAAG GCAACtcaaatagaaaaagcaaagccCCCCGTTCAAATGCAGCATCAAATTCAACAAATGAAACGTTCTATGAGGCTGATGATATGATTCAAGAAAAAACAATGGATACGACACAGATCAACACTGCTTATTGTTAA